The following proteins come from a genomic window of Liolophura sinensis isolate JHLJ2023 chromosome 13, CUHK_Ljap_v2, whole genome shotgun sequence:
- the LOC135480445 gene encoding uncharacterized protein LOC135480445, with protein sequence MNPLTLRSTLFLMLAAILFSKFDNGLFAPDILQPSCKQTNKKVECSGVTTIPVRVPKNVTILTLSHCELQEISSNALSSLDQLTRFNLHNCTVKVIKSCAFYDLTLTKVVFKKSQIDTVEPYAFSNMTGISLAFENTNFRKIAPLSFSHINNVTNMDIQRVNIESIYTKAFNNVTGRRTFISTSFIKFLYPNALSSFNFTSMSVALNNITHTCNLKTSLKNARRSTFYNNMVQNTNCSQVFYQADNSWNTSLVCMKPVVSMTTLPSITSDIKDEYENVTSPIGVELSSAGFLTTQTVMDTSHDDTGLELNSTQVQNSTQVQNSTQVQNSTQVQNSTIIDILINSTGGSALNSADEILTNTMSETVFNTDLLINSTTEIMLNFTMDMPMNSTTESLVNSTYETLMNTTEKLTNFTAPLTSAARSKSMYLVPCLKILKTSPDLQSTNGEPMHAHPLAKGATIMLGMLCAFFGHLTAVL encoded by the coding sequence atgaATCCTCTCACTTTACGCAGCACTCTTTTTCTGATgttggcagccattttgttctcaAAGTTTGACAATGGTCTATTCGCTCCAGACATTTTGCAGCCGTCATGCAAACAAACGAACAAAAAAGTTGAGTGTTCTGGTGTGACAACAATTCCCGTCCGAGTTCCCAAAAATGTGACAATCCTGACACTGTCACACTGTGAACTCCAGGAAATCTCCAGCAACGCGTTATCTTCTCTAGACCAACTGACACGATTCAACCTTCACAACTGTACTGTCAAGGTCATAAAATCTTGTGCCTTCTATGATCTCACACTGACAAAGGTCGTTTTCAAGAAAAGTCAAATCGACACTGTGGAGCCATATGCATTTTCAAACATGACAGGAATTAGCCTGGCTTTTGAGAACACAAATTTCAGGAAGATTGCACCGCTGTCCTTCTCTCACATTAATAATGTGACCAATATGGATATCCAGCGGGTCAACATTGAAAGCATCTACACAAAAGCATTCAACAATGTCACAGGTAGACGAACGTTCATCAGCACCAGTTTTATCAAGTTCCTGTACCCAAATGCCCTGTCATCATTCAATTTCACATCCATGTCTGTTGCGCTAAACAATATCACACATACTTGCAATCTGAAAACCTCGTTGAAAAATGCTCGAAGATCCACTTTTTATAACAACATGGTCCAAAACACCAACTGTTCTCAGGTTTTCTATCAAGCAGACAATAGTTGGAATACTTCTCTTGTTTGCATGAAGCCAGTGGTCTCCATGACAACATTACCGTCCATTACATCGGACATCAAAGACGAATATGAAAACGTTACGTCCCCAATCGGAGTGGAATTGTCTTCAGCAGGGTTTCTGACAACACAAACTGTGATGGACACTTCACACGATGACACAGGCTTAGAGTTGAATTCTACACAGGTGCAAAATTCTACACAGGTGCAAAATTCTACACAGGTGCAAAATTCTACACAGGTGCAAAATTCTACAATCATCGATATCCTGATCAACTCAACTGGAGGATCTGCCCTAAACTCAGCTGATGAAATACTTACAAATACAATGTCAGAAACAGTGTTCAACACGGACCTCCTGATCAACTCAACGACAGAAATAATGCTGAATTTTACAATGGACATGCCCATGAACTCAACTACAGAATCTCTTGTGAACTCAACATATGAAACCCTTATGAATACAACAGAAAAACTGACGAACTTTACAGCACCATTAACGTCAGCTGCTCGAAGCAAATCCATGTATCTTGTCCCTTGCTTGAAAATTCTCAAAACCTCACCTGATCTCCAGTCAACCAATGGTGAGCCGATGCATGCTCATCCGTTGGCCAAAGGAGCAACGATAATGCTGGGAATGCTATGTGCTTTCTTTGGACATCTTACAGCTGTGCTTTAA